One Candidatus Binatia bacterium genomic window, GGAAGGTCGACCATCCAGCACGATGCCTGATTCCCGAGCACGGTCGAGGCGTCGGGTGCCCGGCGGTTTACCGGGACCACCGTGCGAACGATTTTTCCGCTGTCGAGTTGCCCGCGGCCCAGAAGGAATTCACGGAATCCCCCGGCCAGTGCAGCTAAAGTCACGTCATTGACGGTCCCACCGAGGGAGGCTCCGACGGCCTTGATGCGTGCGAGTTCGAGCGAGAGCCATTCGACTTTGCGGTTTGGCCCGATCGGTTGGTTGAAGCTCATCGAACTGGCCAAAGGCAGTCCTCGTCGGGTGAAGGCGAGGAGTCCCGTTGCTCGCTCCTGCAGGGCTTTGCGCGAACTCGCCGGGTCAGTGAGCGCGTTGACCAGAGTTTCGCCCGCCGACTGGATCATGCCCTGTCGGCGTTGCACTGCCAGCTGAAGGAGCTGCGTTTCGCTTGGCTCCGGTCGCGGGACCCATCCTTCGTCGACACCCGAGGGCTCCACGGGGCTGGTTGAAAGCAGGGCGTGGAGCAGGGACAAGCCCCCGACGCCGTCAACCATGCAATGATGTACTTTACAGATGGCCGCAAATTGCTCGTCGGCCAATCCTTCAACGATCCAGATCTCCCAAAGGGGGCGATTCCGATTGAGAGGGCGCTCGAGAAGGTCGCCGCAGAGCCTCCTCAGGCTTTCCTGATTGCCGGGCTTCGGGATCGACGTGTGACGCACGTGATTGTCGAGATTGAAATTGCCGTCGTCGACCCAGAGATGGTCGCCGGTCAATGGAATCTTGCGAATTTTCTGCCGGTAGCGGGGCATGCGAGACAGGCGCGCCTGAATGTGTCGCCGGATCTTGGTCATGTCGACGCCACCGCCGGGGCCACGCAGCGGACCTTCCTGAAAGACGAGGGTCAGACCGACATGCATGGGGGCATTGACTGTCTCAAATGAAAGAAATGCTGCGTCGAGTCTCGATAGACCCTCGTAGCCCGAACCAACCGCCATCATCCGCCTCGTCCCCGTTCTTCGGTCACGTTTTCGAATCGCTGCCCCAGGCGCCATGTCGCCGCGACCGTTCAGCTCGGAGAGACTATCGATCTG contains:
- a CDS encoding wax ester/triacylglycerol synthase family O-acyltransferase, with amino-acid sequence MMAVGSGYEGLSRLDAAFLSFETVNAPMHVGLTLVFQEGPLRGPGGGVDMTKIRRHIQARLSRMPRYRQKIRKIPLTGDHLWVDDGNFNLDNHVRHTSIPKPGNQESLRRLCGDLLERPLNRNRPLWEIWIVEGLADEQFAAICKVHHCMVDGVGGLSLLHALLSTSPVEPSGVDEGWVPRPEPSETQLLQLAVQRRQGMIQSAGETLVNALTDPASSRKALQERATGLLAFTRRGLPLASSMSFNQPIGPNRKVEWLSLELARIKAVGASLGGTVNDVTLAALAGGFREFLLGRGQLDSGKIVRTVVPVNRRAPDASTVLGNQASCWMVDLPLDCTNPKETLRRVHAQTLIHKSSQSALGGEVLTQAAEWANAGIMHRLVRVLSNLHPFNLVITNVPGPATPLYMAGAPLAAAHPHLPLFEGQGIGIAIFRYVDRLQIGLTGDRDQVPDLDHLSQTIEKSFEALETAAGTAKPLAAKTMHAAAGG